Below is a window of Flavobacterium sp. CFS9 DNA.
AACTCGCTCTTAATTTTAAATTGTTAATCCATTTTGCCTGAAAGAAAGCTTCATTATGGATGTTCCATCCACCACTGATAGAGAAGAAATTACCATACTGCGCATTTTTTCCAAAATTGGATGCTCCGTCACGACGGAAAGAAAGTTGTGCCAGGTATCGGTTGTCATAAGAATAGTTCATGTTTGACAAAAGCGATTGTACAGCCCATTCAGAGCGGTTACCATCTACTTTTTCCGGAATAGCAGCCGGATCTGTTACAATAATTCCCGGAGGGATTCCCGTCGCAATGGCATTACTGTATTTGGAGCTGTATTCATTCCACTCATAACCGGCAACAGCATTGATTTGATGTTTATCAAAAGAGGTGTTGAATTTTAATAATTGATTGGTATATAGTCTGTTAAAAGTGCTGAAATAATCTTCAATTCTTCCTTTTACAGCCAAACCTGAAGAAGATCTTGGGTCAGAGTAAGAAGTTGAATTCGAATTACCAAAAATATAATTGTTCACAGAAGCAAAAGTCAGCCATTTAGTTAACCTAACATCAAAATCAAGATTGGAACGTACATTGTAATTTTCAGATTCAGAAAAATTCCATTGTAAATCGTACAAATAGTTAGATCCTGTAGTATTTACCCAGGTTGGGTTAGGAGCATTTCCAACTAATGATCCGTCCGGTAAATAAGGACTGTCCCATGGCAGGTTGCGATACATTGCACCAACATCATGTTGCTTATCATAAGTAGTTTGCTTGGTTAAGTTTACCTGTGGTCTTATGGTCAACCAGTTGGTTGGCTTGTATTCAAATTTCATCAAACCATTTAGTCTTCTAAAATCGTAGCCTATTACAGCTCCGGTTTCGTCATAAAGGCCTAAGGAAACATAACTTTTAAAGTTTTCTCCACCACCACTAACCGATAGGTTGTAATCTTCTGCAAGACCAGTTTGAGTGGCAGTGTCCCACCAATCAAAATTTTTATTTCTCAATTCAGGTGTCCACCAGGAAGCATTCTGGAAAATTTGTTTGTTTGGAAAAGAATCGTAAAGGTCATACAATTGGCTTCCGTTCATGATTTTAAAGTTTCCTGAATCTAATGTCGCCATAGATGTTTTTGCAGAAAAGTTTATAGTTGCTTTGCCGCCTTTGCCACTTTTTGTCGTAACAACAATGACACCATTGGCACCTTGGGAACCGTAAACTGCTGTAGAAGCGGCATCTTTAAGTACAGTAAGACTTTCAATATCTGATGGATTCATTGGAGGAGAACTGTTTCCTACAATTACACCATCTACAACCCAAAGGGGGTCGGTGCTTCCATTTACAGTACTACGGCCTCTGATCACTACCTTTGAAGCACCTCCGGGTTGACCTCCACTGGTACTAACAAAAACTCCGCTTGCTTTTCCTGCTAATAAATTCTCAACAGCGGGAGTAGTAACATCCGTTAGTTTTTTATTGTCTAAAGTTTGTAATGACCCGGTCAGGCTTTCTTTTTTTACTTTGCTGTACCCCACGACTACAACTTCGTCCATCTGCTGCCCGGCTTCTTTCATAGTCACTTTGATAGTACCATTTCCGGCAGGGATTTCCTGATCCTGCATTCCCAAAAAGGAGAATACCAGAATGGTATTGGCATTTGGTATCTCTATGGCAAAACTTCCATCGATATCCGTTTGAACACCGGTCTTGGAGCCTTTTATAATAACATTTACACCAGGAATTGGAATTCCTTTTTCATCCACAACTTTACCCTTCACTATTTTTTGGAAGGCCAGTAAGCTGGTTTTGTTTAAAGAAATCTCTTTTGAGGGAGCAGCAGTTGTAATTTGAAAAGTTACGGACAACAAAGTACACAATGTTGTTTTTAAACTTTTATCAAGTACCGTCTGCAACTTTAAAATCTTAGGATTTTTTGAAAGTGCTTCTTTCATACTTCTGTTTGGTTTTGGTTAATGATTGTTTTTGCGGTTGTTTTTTGTTGTAATTATCGTGTTGATTTTCTATTCTTTTTTACTCTCAAAAAGGTTTTTAAAGAAGGAAAAATCTTATATGATATTTTAACTACTTGACGAAACTATTGATTATATTTTTATTAACCAAGAAAAAACATGAA
It encodes the following:
- a CDS encoding SusC/RagA family TonB-linked outer membrane protein, whose protein sequence is MKEALSKNPKILKLQTVLDKSLKTTLCTLLSVTFQITTAAPSKEISLNKTSLLAFQKIVKGKVVDEKGIPIPGVNVIIKGSKTGVQTDIDGSFAIEIPNANTILVFSFLGMQDQEIPAGNGTIKVTMKEAGQQMDEVVVVGYSKVKKESLTGSLQTLDNKKLTDVTTPAVENLLAGKASGVFVSTSGGQPGGASKVVIRGRSTVNGSTDPLWVVDGVIVGNSSPPMNPSDIESLTVLKDAASTAVYGSQGANGVIVVTTKSGKGGKATINFSAKTSMATLDSGNFKIMNGSQLYDLYDSFPNKQIFQNASWWTPELRNKNFDWWDTATQTGLAEDYNLSVSGGGENFKSYVSLGLYDETGAVIGYDFRRLNGLMKFEYKPTNWLTIRPQVNLTKQTTYDKQHDVGAMYRNLPWDSPYLPDGSLVGNAPNPTWVNTTGSNYLYDLQWNFSESENYNVRSNLDFDVRLTKWLTFASVNNYIFGNSNSTSYSDPRSSSGLAVKGRIEDYFSTFNRLYTNQLLKFNTSFDKHQINAVAGYEWNEYSSKYSNAIATGIPPGIIVTDPAAIPEKVDGNRSEWAVQSLLSNMNYSYDNRYLAQLSFRRDGASNFGKNAQYGNFFSISGGWNIHNEAFFQAKWINNLKLRASYGSVGNRPNSLYGHLPLYSFSQSYNANPGALISQLANPDLSWEKTYTAGVGLDVSFFNRVNITFDYYDKDTSDLLYAVPLPGVIGVTSIWKNVGAVNNRGFEASISVDIIKNENLKWTVDANIGANKNKVTSLYGDRQEIIVGDGSGVAGSADKLLKPGTDVDSWFLTEWAGVDPQNGKPQWYTTNAAGERVKTNSYAEASKYKKIIGSYTPDFFGGFSTTLNYKNFDFAAIFSYSVGGQIYNYARSEFDSDGAYTDRNQMNLHSGWSRWEKPGDIATHPQAIYDNTSQSNKASSRFLETGTYLKMRSLSLGYNIPLKSININSLRLFVAGENLFTISHFSGVTPELSPNYNSGTGQYVISGTATQIYPQTRRITLGLNLSL